Below is a genomic region from Dyella terrae.
CGAGCCGGCGCGATGCCAGCGCCAGCGCCACCACGATCACCAGCACGAACCAGAGCACGTCGGCGACCGAGACCAGACCACGCAGCATCGCTTCCAGATGCATGCTCATGGCCAGCCAGTTGATCACGCCGTTATCGATGCCCGCTTTTTGTGCCGCGAGATTGATCGTGAACAGCGCGAGACCGATCATCAGGCTGGCCGCGGCCGCCATGGCCGGATGCGACACGAAGGCAGAGCAGGCCACGCCAATGGCCCCGAGCGCGGCGAGTGCCAGCACGAGACCCAGCGTGGCGGCGGCGAACTTGCCCCAGTCCAGCGTCGTGCCGTGCGCGAGGCTCAGTGGCATCGCCAGCGTCAGCGCCAGCCAGGCCAGCAGCCACATGAGTACTGCCATGTACTTGCCCAGCACGATGCGCGTGGGCGAGAGGCCCATCGACGACATCAGCGGCAGCGTGCCCTGGGCGCGGTCACCAGCGAGCGTGTTCATGGTGATCAGCGGCACCACCAGCAGCGCCAGTTCGGTGAGACCGAAGGGCAGGATGCCGAGCGTCAGCGCGCTGCTCAGCAAGGGCACGGCGACGATGTCGGTGTAGCCCGGGCCACCCGGCAGCGCTGCCAGTTGCACCTGATTGGCGAGGAAACTGCCCAGCAGCAGAGTGAAGCGCCAGGCCAGCATCGCCAGCGACAACGCCCCCAGCACCCACGCCAGCGGGCGCACGAGCAGGCGTCGCCCTTCGAGCCGGGTCACCGCGAAAACGGAACTCATGCGGCCTGTGCTCCCGCGCCGTGCATGGCGATGTCGAAGAAAGTCTGCTCCAGCGCGGTGTGATCGCCCGCCGGCACGGCGCCGTCATGGCGCAGGTGACCTTCGTGCAGGATGGCGACGCGCGTGCAGATGGCCGTCACTTCGGCCAGAAGATGCGTCGAAAGAATGACGGCAGCGCCGCGCGCGGCTTCTTCGCGGATGACTTTGCGCAGCGACGCTACCTGCACCGGATCGAGCGCATTGGCGGGCTCATCCAGCACCAGGACGTCCGGACTGTGGATGAGCGCGCAGGCGAGGCCCAGGCGCTGGCGCTGGCCTTGCGACAGCACGCCGGCGAGTCGACGAAGCAGAGGCGTCAGTTCCAGCCGCTGTATGACCGCGTCGCAGGCCTGCGTGAGCGCCGCGCTGCGCAGGCCTCGCAGTTGTGCATGAGTGCGCAGATGTTCGTGGACGGTCAGTTCCTGCCACAGCGGGGCACGTTCCGGCAGCCAACCGATGGCCTTTTGCGCCAGCTCGGGCATTTCCAGAAAATTCTTACCACCCAGTTCGATGGTTCCGCTGTCGGGCCTCAAGGCCCCGGCAATCATCGACAAGGTCGTGGACTTGCCTGCGCCGTTGACCCCAAGCAGGCCAAGGATCTCGCCCCTGTCCAGCGCAAGGCTGAGACGCTCGACGGCGGGACGCCCGGCGCGGTGCCGGCGAAGCTGATCAAGCTTTAACAGGGGTTGTGGCAGAGTCATTGCATGATTGTCAGGGTGCCCCCATGGTTTAAACAACCGGTGGGGAGTGTTCTTGCGCGCAAAAACTTTTCTTCTGCGATCTTGACTTAGGTCAAGTTCCCATGCTGGTGGGTACGGAAACCCTCGATTAGACTGGTCCTTAAACCCTCTGAGTGTTTCCCATGCTCGACGCAGTGCTCAATTTCCTCTCCAACGGCCTTTTGAATGCCGGCTGGGGTTTCAAGCTGGTCTACATGCTGGTGGTGACTCAGCTCACCATCTTCACGGTGACCTTGTACCTGCACCGCAGTCAGACGCATCGCGGCGTGGACTTCCACCCCGTGCTGGCCAACTTCTTCCGCTTCTGGAACTGGCTCACCACGGGCATGGTGGTGAAGGAGTGGGTGGCGATCCATCGCAAGCACCACGCCAAGGTCGAGACCGAGGAAGATCCGCATAGCCCGCAGATCTTCGGCATCAAGAAGGTGTTCTGGGATGGCGTGTCGCTCTATCGCGAAGCCAGCTACAACCGCGCCGATATGGAAAAGTACGGCCGCGGCACGCCGGAAGACTGGTTCGAGCGTCACCTGTTCGGTGGTCACCCGTACTGGGGCCCGACCCTGATGCTCATCATCAATCTGGCGCTGTTCGGCGTCATTGGTGCGGCGCTGTGGGCGGTGCAGATGATCTGGATCCCGTTCTGGGCCGCCGGCTTCGTCAATGGCATCGGCCACTGGTGGGGCTACCGCAATTTCGAGAGCGCCGACACCGCGACCAACCTGTCGCCGTGGGGCTTCTGGATCGGCGGCGAAGAGCTGCACAACAATCACCATGCCTTCCCGAGCTCGGCAAAGTTCGCCCTGCGCAAGTGGGAGTTCGATATCGGTTGGGCGGCTATCTGCGGATTGCGTGCTGTCGGTTTGGCCAAGGTGCTGCGTGTGGCCCCGACGCTGGACGTTCGCCCGAACGTGCACCTGCCGGATGCCGAAACGCTCAAGGCCGTGCTGACGCACCGCTTCCAGGCGATGACCGACTACTACCGCGGCGTGATCGTGCCTACCCTGCGTGACGAAGCTGCGCACGCCGGCGAAAGCATCAAGGCGATCCCGCGCCGCATGCGCCATGCCCTCAAGGATGGCGGTCGCTGGCTGGACAACGAAAGTCGCGAGCGCATGCAGGCCGTGCTTGCCAAGCGCCCGACGCTCAAGACGGTGTGCGAGTTCCGTACCCGCCTGGCTGACCTGATGGAGCAGCGTGGTGCCGACCAGGCACTGAAGGGCCTGCAGCAGTGGATCAGCGAAGCCGAGCAGAGTGGTATCCGTGCCCTGCAGGAGTTCGCCCAGCGCCTGAAGACCTATTCGGTCGCTTCGGCCTGATATTGCCCTTCGGGGACCGAAAAGCCCGCCTTCATGGCGGGCTTTTTTGTGGCCCGCCGGATCGGGTGGATGTTTGGTATTCTGCACGTGATGTTAGTTCTACTTGACATCGAGTCAATGTGGTTTTACATTGCGATCCACCTGAAGGGAGGGATCGTCATGCCGTACCGGGAAAAAATTGCCTGGCTGTCATTGATCGCCATGGGTGTCACGTTCGTGCCGTACTTCGCCATCGTTGCCTCGGGTCGCTTCGCGGATAACCCGCTGCCCAACCTGCCGCTGATGGCCTGCTTCGCTGCCACCACCATCACCCAGATGATCATCCTGGGCGTGGGCCACCTGTACCTGCGTTCCGCCTCGCCAGAGGATGCGCGTACCCCGCCGGACGAGCGCGACCGCGCAATCACCCAGCGCGCCATGACCACGGCCTACTACGCGTTGATGGCCGGCGTGATCCTGGTTGGCTGCATCATGCCGTTCAAACAGGTGGGGTGGTCCATCGTCAACGCGGCGATCCTGTCGATCGTGCTGGCGGAAATCATTCATTACAGCGTGGTCGTCGTCAGCTATCGCAGGCAGGTCTGATGGACGGCATCCTTTCCAATCAGATCCGCACGCTGCGTTTTCATCACGGTGAGATGTCACAGAGCGAGTTGGGCCAGCGCATTGGCGTGACGCGTCAGACGATCGCGGCGATCGAGGCAGGCAAGTACTCGCCGTCGCTTGAAGCCGCGTTCCGTATTGCCGAAGTATTTGGCGTGTCGTTGAGCGACGTGTTTCAGTGGGAGAGGGCAGGCAGCGGGGCCGGATGACAGTTCTGCCTTGAGGGGCGCGATGGATGCCGGTGCTCGCGGTAGGATGCGCCCCATGCGCCTCCTCTTTCCCAGCCTTCTTTCCGACGCCGACTGGGGTCATCTCGCGCCGGCCGTGCAGCAACTCCATGGCACGCCACAAAGCCTGCGCGCGACGGGCACGGCCGATGTCGAAGGCAGCACCGCGTGGCATGCGCGTCTGTTGCGCCGCATCCTTGGGTTGCCCGAGCCCGGCCAGGACCAGCCGATCACCTTCATCATTGATCGCCAGGCCGGCAGTGAAACCTGGACGCGCGGCTTCGAGCGCGGCCAGATGCAATCCACGCTGATGCGAGGGCCGGAGGGTTTATTGCTCGAGCGACTCGGCCCGGTGACGTTGCGCTTTCGCCTCCGGTGCGACGGCGACGGTATCGACTGGCAGCTGCTGGGTGCCCGCCTTCTTGGCATGCCGCTGCCGCGATTTTTACTCGGCGAGGTGTATTCGCGCAGCGGCGCGAAAGACGGTCGCTATTATTTTCATATTGATGCACGGCCGCCCTGGTTTGGACGTCTGATTGCGTATCGGGGCTGGCTGGAGATCGCGCCGTGAGGTCATCCGACAAACCCGTCATCGTGTTCGACGGCGTCTGCGTCCTGTGCAATCGATGGACGAGTTTCATTGTCCGCCACGACCGCGAAGGTCGGTTTCGCCTGGCCGCCATGCAGGGCGTACAAGGTCGCGCGATGCTGGAAGCGCACGGATTGGATGCCCTGTCGCCGCGTTCGTTCCTGCTGGTGCAGGACGGTGTCGGTTACCAGGATACGGACGCCATCGTGCGCGTGCTGCGCCAGCTGGGTGGGCCGTGGAGCATCGCAAGCGGGGCTCTGCGCCTGACGCCGCGGTCCCTGCGCGATGCCATCTATCGATGGATTGCCCGCCATCGCTATCGCCTCTTCGGCAAGCGTGACGTGTGCTACCTGCCCGACCCCGGGCAGGCGTGGCGATTCATCGACTGACGGTCAGGTCCTCAACGCCGGATTTCAGGGCGAAGCCTTTGAAGTCCGACACGATGTCATCGAGCGACATCAGGCCCATGCAGGGCATCGCGCCCGTTTCGGCGACCTGGCCATCGGCCATCCGGCGCGCAAGCACGACCAGTGGCGTGATCGGTACCTGCGGGCCGTCTCCGGCATCGGCATCGAGCCACCAGCGCAGGGTCAGTGGCGCGCCATCCGTCCCCGTGCCACGCATCTCCACCACCATGCCGCCAACGTCCGAGCCGAAAGACAGGAACCACTCGCTCATGCGCCGCAGGCGTGCCGCGTGGTTTGCCAGGTTGTCGATCAAGCCGAAGCGAACGAGCCATGCCATCAGCCAGGTCGCGCCTTGCAGGAAAGTCAGTTCCAGGCCGGCGCGGAACACGACCGTGCGGACGCCGCGGTAGCGTTCGGGGAACAGGTCCAGGTCAGGCACGTCACAGGCGCCGGTCCAGCGGCGGCCGAATCGAAAGGCCTGCCATCGGCTGTCCATCCAGCCGTGCACCTGCTGCCAGCGTCCGTCGCGCCATGCGCGGATGGGTTTGCCGCAGTAGCCAAGAATCGCGGCCACGGTGGCGTCGCCGCGCGGCGTGCGATTGCCGGGATTGATGGCGTGCTCGATGGTCTGAAGTTCGGCGAAGCGCGGAAGGAAGGTGTCGACCACGGCAGCGCTCAGGGCGGGCACGCTCGATGCGCCTGACACGATGAGGCAGCCAGCATCGCGCGCGCGTCGGTCCAGCGCGGTGATCCCGTTGACGAACTGGCGCGCGTCCGCCAGGTCGATGTAATGGCTGCCGCAAGCGATGCAGGCGTCGGCGACGTCGTAATCCTGGCCCTGGAAAGGTCCCGCTGCGTGGATCACCAGCTGCGGGTGAAGCGCGGCCAGTGCGTCGGCAAATGCAGGCGTGCCAATGTCCAGCTTTGCGACGTCGATCAATGGATCGCCCAGCTCATCGCGAAGCGCTTCCAGTGCCGGCAGGCGTCTTCCGGCAAGCACCAGTTTGAATCGTGGGTCATGCGCCAGCCGGCGCACCGCGCGCGAGCCGAAGACGCCGGTTGCTCCCAGTACGACCACGCGCATGCCAGCCATTCCCTGTCCCTTGTTCCCTTGCGCGACGCGCAGGCGGCATGGTGCTGAAGTTGGCTGGGTTAGGGAAGGGCTTCGAGGCAACCGACGCATGTGAAGCAAAAACCGGCGAAACAAAAAACCCGCCACGAGGGCGGGTTTTTTGTTGAGGCATTCAAGACTGGATCCCTGCTTTCGCAGGGATGACCTACCGGAGGCAGGTCACTTGATCTTGCCTTCCTTGTAGATCACGTGCTTGCGAACGACCGGATCGTACTTCTTGAACTCGAACTTTTCCGGGGTGTTCTTCTTGTTCTTCTGCGTGGTGTAGAAGTGGCCGGTACCGGCCGACGAGATCAGACGAATCTTGTCTTGCTTGCTATTAGCCATGGCTCAATCCTCAGACCTTCTCGCCGCGGGCACGCAGGTCGGCAATCACGGCCTCGATGCCCTTCTTGTCGATCGTGCGCAGCGCCTGGCTGGAGACGCGCAGTTTGACCCAGCGGTTTTCGCTGGCGACCCAGAAGCGACGCTCATGCAGGTTAGGCAACCAGCGGCGACGGGTCTTGTTGTTGGCATGCGAGACGTTGTTACCAGTCTGCACACCCTTTCCGGTGACTTGGCATACACGGGCCATGATGACCTCCGTAATTGGGTTTACCGCCCGTTGGCCAGGGCGACAGCGGCCCAGCGACGCAGTGCGCCACGCGATGCTGGAAGGTGAAGCTTTCGGGGTCTGCCGTAAGGGCCGCATCGCGTTGCGGACGGACCCGGAGAACCGGGTCGGCATGGCCGAGCCGCGTATTCTCCCAGAAAATGTAGCGGTGACGCAACTTTAGGGCGGAAGGCCGCCCCTGGGGGGGCGGTGAACGGAGGAGTCGCCCGCGTTGCGGGCTGTAAACGGGGAAAAAGCCAGGATCCCCGGAGTTTCCCGCTTTTACCGTTCACTGTTTACAGCGAGCGTAGCGAGTGACCCCACAGCGCCCCATTTAGGGGCGCGACTTCCCCCGTCGTTCTATGGAACAATCAACCCCTTTGCTGTTTCCGCACTTACGCTCAAGAGGATTTCCCAAATGGCAGACGTCACCGCCAATGGCCAGGGCAACCAGCCGCAGCTGGTCCTGCAGAAGATCTATGTGAAGGACGTCTCGTACGAGGCTCCCAATGCCCCGCAGATCTTCCAGGAGATTGGCGAGACCGACCAGCAGCCGCAGGTACAGCTGAACCTGGGCCAGAAGGCCACGGACCTCGGCAACGACATGTACGAAGTGGTGCTGAGCCTGACGCTCACCTGCACCCTCGGCGAGCGCACCGCCTACCTGGCCGAAGTGCAGCAGGCCGGCGTGTTTGGCGTCAGCGGCTTCGCCGAAGCTGACCTGGCCGGCATCATCGGCAGCTACTGCCCGAATCTCCTGTTCCCGTACGCGCGCCAGGTGATCTCCTCGCTCGTGCTGGAAGGTGGTTTCCCGCCGTTCCTGCTGCAGCCGATCAACTTCGACGCCCTGTATGCCGAGCAGCAGCGCCGCATGACGGGCGGTGACGAAACCCCGGTGCTCAACAGCTGAGCCCACTCCATGGCTGACATGTCGACCCTGGCCGTCCTTGGTGCCGGCTCGTGGGGCACGGCGCTGGCGGCCCTGGCCGCCCGCAACCGCGTTCCCACGAAACTTTGGGGCCGTGATGCGGCAGCGCTGGCGACGATGGCGCAGAGCCGTCGCAACTCGCGCTACCTGCCGGATATCGAGCTGCCGGCTGAACTCGACTATCAGGCCGATCTGGCTGCCGCCGTGCGCGGTGCCGATACGGTCCTGATCGTTGTGCCCAGCCATGCCTTCGCCTCGATGCTGGACGAGATCGCTCCGCTCCTGGGCACGGACACCAACATCGCGTGGGCCACCAAGGGCTTCGAGCCCGGTACCGGCCGGTTCCTGCATGAACTGGTGGCTGAGAAGCTGCCGGGTCGCGCGTGCGCGGTCGTCACCGGTCCGTCGTTCGCAAAGGAAGTGGCCCTGGGCATGCCCAGCGCCGTCACCGTCCATTCGGATGACGAGGCATTTGCGCAACAGCTCGCCTCGATGCTTCACGCGCCGAATTTCCGTGCCTACACGGGGTCCGACGTGCTCGGCGCTGAGCTGGGCGGTGCGATGAAAAACGTGCTGGCCGTCGCTACCGGCGTGGCTGACGGCATGGAGCTGGGCCTCAATGCCCGCGCCGGCCTGATCACGCGAGGCATGAACGAGATGCTGCGCCTGGGCGTGGCGCTTGGTGCGCGACCGGAAACCCTGATGGGCCTCTCCGGTCTGGGCGACCTCGTACTGACCTGCACGGGCGACCTGTCGCGCAACCGCCGACTGGGCCTGGCCCTGGGTCGCGGCATTGCCATCGACGACGCCGTGCGCCAGATCGGGCAGGTGGTGGAAAGCGTGGTCACTGCCGACGAAGTCGCGCGCCTTGCCCACAAGCATGGCCTGGATCTTCCTATCAGCCAGGGTGTGCGCGCCGTCCTGCACGGCGAGGTGACCCCGGTGGAAGGCCTCAAGGCGCTGATGTCGCGCGAGCAGAAGCCCGAATACCCGCAAGGCCTGTTCGGTCCTTTCTGAATCCGATGAACGCAGCGGGCGCGTCGCGAGAGCGACGCGCCCGTCTGTTCGCGCCTTCGTCAGGCTCGCCCCATCCTGAGACGCCGCGCGCCCGCACAAACTGAATCGCACTAAGAAAAAAACCTAGGCGAGGCTTGCCCATCCGGGCATTGGTCTTGCTAATCTCGGTCTTTTGATCGCCCCATCGGACCGCACGCGCATGCAGCAACCGGACGACAAACAGTTGGGCGAAACCACGGCGTCGTCGGGTGACGACCCGGGCGAGACCTTGCCGCCGGTCTGGCGCAAACTGCTGGCCGAAAGCGCGCAAGCGCATTCGCACGAACGCAGCGTGCTGGGCTTCTTCTTCGATGTCGTTCCCGAAGAGGGCCAGCCTTACGGTCGTCTGGACGTCGCGCCCGTCTTGCTCGTCATCGGCGACCAGGGCCGCTATACGCGACCGGCACCGCTCGACAGTCGCCATCTCACGCAGCAGCCGCTCGAACCGCACGAACAGCGCCTGGCCGCCACCGTGCTGGGCCTTCCGCAAACCGTGCGCAAGACGCGCAACTATGCGCGCCTGTCCGGCCATGTCGGCGACACCTTGCTGGCGGAAATCCTCGATACCGCGCCGTGCTTCCTCGGTGGCCTCGCCGGCCTGCGCCTGTCGCGCGGACGCTCGCATCAGCTGAACTGGCACTGGCACCTGGAGAAGGACGGCAGCCAGCGCCTGTTGCCGTCACTGCCCGTCAATCACCGCCTGCTGCGCATTGATGCGTTGTGGTTCCTGGATGCCGAGCGCGCCGAGCTTGGCCATCTCGAGGCGGCGCCTGAAGAAACCCACTGGCTGGACCTGCCCGCGCTCAAGCACGAAGACAGTCGCCATTTGCGCGATGCCCTGCCGGCCAGTCGCCTCTCGCACCGCGTGCCGCTGCCGCAGGTGTTCGACGCATTGCAGCGCGCGGAGCTGACACCCAAGCCCGTCCTCACCCTGCACGCCCTCACGCGCCACGCCCGCCTCGCCGCTGGCACGCCGCCGCTGGCGTATGCGCGCCTGGCCTTCGACTACGCGGGTGAACGCCTGCCCGGTCGAGGCGGCGAACCCCTGGTGCGACGCGTGCGCAACGGTGCGCTGGTCGAAATCACCCGCCGTCGCGCCGAAGAACTCACGGCGATGGAGCAGCTCGAACGCGCCGGCCTCACGCCGGGCGTCGACACCGAGGGCTTGCCCTGGGACCTGGCCGACACCTTGCCCGAGGATGCGTGGCTGTTCCCCGGCAAGGGCTACGCCGGTGCGCTGGAAGTGAACACCCCGGCGCGATGGCTGGCGCTGCGACCGAAACTGGAAGTGGAAGGTTTCCAGCTCGACTACGCGCCCAGCTTCCCCTTCGAAGTGCTGGAGGGTCCCGTGCGTTGGTACGGCAACGCGGTGGAAGACACCGACGACCATGCCTTCGACCTGGAAATCGGCATCGAACTGGAAGGCAAGCGCCACAACCTGCTGCCCGCCGTGGCGCAGGCCCTGGCCGAGCACCAGCTCAACCTCAGCCCCACGCCGAACGAGCCCGAGGATGCCGTGTGGTACGCCCCGGTCGACGAACGTCGCCGCGTGCCCGTGCGCCTGAAAGAACTGCGCGGCCTGCTGGCGCCGCTAGCCGAATACCTCGAACGACCGCGCAAAAAACTCCACCTGCCGCGCGTCCAGGCCGGCCGCCTCGAAGAAATCGTCGAAGCACTGCCCGCCGGTGGTGCGCTCGAAGCGCCCGAGCAACTGCGCGGCTTTACCGCGCGCCTGCGCGATGCCGCCGAGCGTGCCAGTGACGCTGTGCCGGAAGGTCTCACCGTCGAACTGCGCCCCTACCAGCGCGAAGGCCTGCGCTGGCTCAATGCGCTGGCCGAGGCGGGTGTCGGCGGCGTGCTGGCCGACGACATGGGCTTGGGCAAAACACTGCAGTTGATCACCCATCTGCTGGCGCTCAAGCAGCGTGGGGCGCTGGCGCGGCCGGCGCTGATCGTGGTGCCGACCAGCTTGATTCCGAACTGGCTTTCCGAAGTCGCGCGCTTTGCGCCATCGCTGAAAGTACTTGCCCTGCACGGCCCGCAGCGTGGCGGCGACTTCTCGCAGCTGGGCGCGCAGGACATCGTGCTGACCAGCTACGCGCTGATTCCCCGTGACGTGGTGACGCTGCGCAAACAGGCGTTTTCACTCATCGTGCTCGACGAAGCGCAGCAGGTGAAGAACCCACGCACCCAGGCGCGTCGCGCCGTGCTGAGCCTGCGCGCGCCGCGCTGCATCTGCCTCACCGGCACGCCGCTGGAAAACCACCTGGGTGAACTGTGGTCGCAGGTCGATCTGGCCGTGCCGGGTTTGCTCGGTGATGAAGGCGCGTTCCGTCGTCACTATCGCGTGCCGATCGAAAAGCAGCACGACACTGACGTGCAGGATCGCCTCAACCGCCGCCTCGCGCCGTTCATCCTGCGCCGCACGAAAGCCCAGGTGGCTTCCGAACTGCCGCCCAAGACCGAGATCACACGGCGCGTGGTGCTCGAAGGCAAGCAGCGCGAACTGTACGAAGGCCTGCGCCTGTCGCTCGCCGAAGAGCTGCGCGAGGTCATCGCGCAGCGCGGCATCGCCCATAGCGGCATCGTGGTGCTGGATGCGTTGCTCAAGCTGCGTCAGGTTTGCTGCGATCCACGCCTCGTGAAGCTCGAGGCAGCGCGCGGCGTGCGCGAATCGGCCAAGTTCGAACTGCTGATGGACATGCTGCCTGCGCTGCTCGCCGAGGGGCGCAAGGTGCTGCTGTTCTCGCAGTTCACCGAAATGCTCAAGCTGATTGCGCACGAGCTCGATCGCCGCCGCATCAGTTACGTCACGCTGACCGGCGAAACCCGGGACCGTGCCGAACCTGTGCGCCAGTTCCAGGAAGGCGACGTGCCGCTGTTCCTGCTGTCGCTCAAGGCCGGTGGCGTGGGCCTTAACCTCACTGCCGCCGATACGGTCATCCATTACGACCCGTGGTGGAACCCGGCCGCCGAGGCGCAGGCCAGCGACCGCGCGCATCGCATCGGCCAGGACAAGCCGGTGTTCGTTTTCCGCCTGATCACCTCGGGCACGGTCGAAGAGCGCATTGAGGAACTGAAAGCGCGCAAGGCCGAACTCGCCGAAGCCGTCCTCGAGGGCGGTGGCACGCGCGAGCGGCTCAGCTTCGACCAGGACGACCTGGATGCGCTGCTGGCGCCGGGTTGAGGCCACGGGGCAGCGTGGTCGCGAGATCGCCTTCCACACGCCACTGGGACAAGCGCATGGTCGATGAAACCCCTTTGCAGCATTGGAACGCGGTCTGGGACAGCAAAACGCCGGATGCCGTGAGCTGGTACCAGCGTCGTCCCGACGTTTCGTTGTCGCTGATCGCCCACGCGCAGCTACCGCGTGACGCCCGCATCATCGATGTCGGCGGCGGTGCATCGACCCTGGTCGATCATCTGCTCGCCGAAGGCTTCGATCGCATCAGCGTGCTGGACATAGCTGACGGCGGCATGCGCCGGGCACGCGAACGCCTGGGTGCCGTCGCATCATCGGTCCAGTGGCTGGTGCAAGATGCCCGATACGTGGACGCTCCGGCATCCTTCGATCTTTGGCACGACCGGGCGGTTTTCCACTTCCTTACGGATTCCGCCGATCGCACGACCTACCTGCAAGGTCTCGCGCGGAGCCTTGCACCCCGTGGACAGCTTATCGTCGCCACGTTCGCGCTTGACGGTCCGGAACGATGCAGCGGATTGCCCGTGATGCGCTACGACGTCGACACGCTGCACGACGCCTTCGGGCGCGAGGCCTTCGAGTTGCTCGAAACGGCAACCGAATCGCATCGTACGCCGTGGGACGCCGAACAGCGCTTTACCTACGTGCGCTTGCGCCGACGCTACTGAGCCTTAGGACGCGGGCGTCGCCCGCGTGCGCAGCAAGGCATCCACCGCCTGTTGCCATTCGGGCGTGCCGGGCCTCAGTTGCGGCGCTTCCTGGCCGAGTCGCCGTTGCACGGCGTTGTTCCATTCCACCGAACCATAGTCCGGGCCATGCGCCTGGCTGTCACTCACGCCCAGGCGCTGGTCGACCCATTCGAACCATTCCTTCGAACCCAGCGTGGCGTTGACGGGTGCGGCGGCTTCCGCCTGGGGCTTGGGCGGTTCATTCGGATGCGGCGTCGACGGCGATGAACAGGCGGCGACGATGGCGGCAAGCGGAATCGTTAGGAAAATGATACGGCGCATGCGGATGCTCCGTTCGGTGGACCATCGTCGAGCTTACGTCGGTCCGTCGCCCCGCTGGTGAATCGAACCTGACGCCGTGGCGTCACGCACCTGGCGCAACGACGGTGCCCTGATGGAACAACGCACGCCACGTGCCGTCCCCGCGCTTCCACAGCGTGGTACGCCGCGTCATGCGTTCGGCCTGGTGCAGCGTGTAGGTGA
It encodes:
- a CDS encoding ABC transporter permease, which produces MSSVFAVTRLEGRRLLVRPLAWVLGALSLAMLAWRFTLLLGSFLANQVQLAALPGGPGYTDIVAVPLLSSALTLGILPFGLTELALLVVPLITMNTLAGDRAQGTLPLMSSMGLSPTRIVLGKYMAVLMWLLAWLALTLAMPLSLAHGTTLDWGKFAAATLGLVLALAALGAIGVACSAFVSHPAMAAAASLMIGLALFTINLAAQKAGIDNGVINWLAMSMHLEAMLRGLVSVADVLWFVLVIVVALALASRRLAADKERG
- a CDS encoding ABC transporter ATP-binding protein, producing MTLPQPLLKLDQLRRHRAGRPAVERLSLALDRGEILGLLGVNGAGKSTTLSMIAGALRPDSGTIELGGKNFLEMPELAQKAIGWLPERAPLWQELTVHEHLRTHAQLRGLRSAALTQACDAVIQRLELTPLLRRLAGVLSQGQRQRLGLACALIHSPDVLVLDEPANALDPVQVASLRKVIREEAARGAAVILSTHLLAEVTAICTRVAILHEGHLRHDGAVPAGDHTALEQTFFDIAMHGAGAQAA
- a CDS encoding DesA family fatty acid desaturase → MLDAVLNFLSNGLLNAGWGFKLVYMLVVTQLTIFTVTLYLHRSQTHRGVDFHPVLANFFRFWNWLTTGMVVKEWVAIHRKHHAKVETEEDPHSPQIFGIKKVFWDGVSLYREASYNRADMEKYGRGTPEDWFERHLFGGHPYWGPTLMLIINLALFGVIGAALWAVQMIWIPFWAAGFVNGIGHWWGYRNFESADTATNLSPWGFWIGGEELHNNHHAFPSSAKFALRKWEFDIGWAAICGLRAVGLAKVLRVAPTLDVRPNVHLPDAETLKAVLTHRFQAMTDYYRGVIVPTLRDEAAHAGESIKAIPRRMRHALKDGGRWLDNESRERMQAVLAKRPTLKTVCEFRTRLADLMEQRGADQALKGLQQWISEAEQSGIRALQEFAQRLKTYSVASA
- a CDS encoding helix-turn-helix transcriptional regulator; protein product: MDGILSNQIRTLRFHHGEMSQSELGQRIGVTRQTIAAIEAGKYSPSLEAAFRIAEVFGVSLSDVFQWERAGSGAG
- a CDS encoding DUF4166 domain-containing protein, giving the protein MRLLFPSLLSDADWGHLAPAVQQLHGTPQSLRATGTADVEGSTAWHARLLRRILGLPEPGQDQPITFIIDRQAGSETWTRGFERGQMQSTLMRGPEGLLLERLGPVTLRFRLRCDGDGIDWQLLGARLLGMPLPRFLLGEVYSRSGAKDGRYYFHIDARPPWFGRLIAYRGWLEIAP
- a CDS encoding thiol-disulfide oxidoreductase DCC family protein → MRSSDKPVIVFDGVCVLCNRWTSFIVRHDREGRFRLAAMQGVQGRAMLEAHGLDALSPRSFLLVQDGVGYQDTDAIVRVLRQLGGPWSIASGALRLTPRSLRDAIYRWIARHRYRLFGKRDVCYLPDPGQAWRFID
- a CDS encoding saccharopine dehydrogenase family protein, with amino-acid sequence MRVVVLGATGVFGSRAVRRLAHDPRFKLVLAGRRLPALEALRDELGDPLIDVAKLDIGTPAFADALAALHPQLVIHAAGPFQGQDYDVADACIACGSHYIDLADARQFVNGITALDRRARDAGCLIVSGASSVPALSAAVVDTFLPRFAELQTIEHAINPGNRTPRGDATVAAILGYCGKPIRAWRDGRWQQVHGWMDSRWQAFRFGRRWTGACDVPDLDLFPERYRGVRTVVFRAGLELTFLQGATWLMAWLVRFGLIDNLANHAARLRRMSEWFLSFGSDVGGMVVEMRGTGTDGAPLTLRWWLDADAGDGPQVPITPLVVLARRMADGQVAETGAMPCMGLMSLDDIVSDFKGFALKSGVEDLTVSR
- the rpmG gene encoding 50S ribosomal protein L33; protein product: MANSKQDKIRLISSAGTGHFYTTQKNKKNTPEKFEFKKYDPVVRKHVIYKEGKIK
- the rpmB gene encoding 50S ribosomal protein L28 — encoded protein: MARVCQVTGKGVQTGNNVSHANNKTRRRWLPNLHERRFWVASENRWVKLRVSSQALRTIDKKGIEAVIADLRARGEKV
- the secB gene encoding protein-export chaperone SecB, whose product is MADVTANGQGNQPQLVLQKIYVKDVSYEAPNAPQIFQEIGETDQQPQVQLNLGQKATDLGNDMYEVVLSLTLTCTLGERTAYLAEVQQAGVFGVSGFAEADLAGIIGSYCPNLLFPYARQVISSLVLEGGFPPFLLQPINFDALYAEQQRRMTGGDETPVLNS
- a CDS encoding NAD(P)H-dependent glycerol-3-phosphate dehydrogenase; its protein translation is MADMSTLAVLGAGSWGTALAALAARNRVPTKLWGRDAAALATMAQSRRNSRYLPDIELPAELDYQADLAAAVRGADTVLIVVPSHAFASMLDEIAPLLGTDTNIAWATKGFEPGTGRFLHELVAEKLPGRACAVVTGPSFAKEVALGMPSAVTVHSDDEAFAQQLASMLHAPNFRAYTGSDVLGAELGGAMKNVLAVATGVADGMELGLNARAGLITRGMNEMLRLGVALGARPETLMGLSGLGDLVLTCTGDLSRNRRLGLALGRGIAIDDAVRQIGQVVESVVTADEVARLAHKHGLDLPISQGVRAVLHGEVTPVEGLKALMSREQKPEYPQGLFGPF